Proteins encoded in a region of the Apostichopus japonicus isolate 1M-3 chromosome 19, ASM3797524v1, whole genome shotgun sequence genome:
- the LOC139959346 gene encoding ankyrin repeat domain-containing protein 40-like, with amino-acid sequence MNGNAEVNERLREAAALGNEDLIQELVKQGADVNSRNHMNGWTSLHWACRRNHPHAVQLLVQLGADPSLPNDKDELPNQLTAVEAIHDVLGKPMHLADAVESLPIVPNYIRHPQFPYNNSKENSTPSSNHINEVPRHLHESHYVPTENVHTSLHQTSRNLTPDISPELVLKVRIARTNDSDFIEVELKRNALTYQTLVEKCCEELEVDAKDVVKVRKLPNTVLRKDKDVQRLEDFQELELVVQRRSAAEAYHLQIQQMDLVY; translated from the exons ATGAACGGCAACGCTGAAGTCAACGAACGATTACGAGAGGCAGCAGCTCTCGGGAATGAAGATCTCATACAAGAGCTTGTTAAACAAGGAGCCGATGTTAACTCAAGAAATCACATGAATGGATG GACTTCGCTCCATTGGGCTTGCAGAAGAAACCATCCACATGCTGTACAACTTCTGGTTCAACTCGGTGCTGATCCTAGTCTACCAAATGACAAAGATGAGTTGCCAAATCAACTCACAGCAGTTGAAGCCATCCATGATGTCTTGG GAAAACCCATGCATCTAGCTGATGCAGTGGAAAGTCTTCCAATTGTTCCCAATTATATCCGCCATCCACAGTTTCCTTATAACAACTCCAAGGAAAACTCAACCCCCTCATCCAATCACATTAACGAGGTACCCAGACATCTGCATGAGTCACACTACGTCCCCACGGAGAATGTCCACACATCGCTCCACCAAACCAGCAGAAATTTAACACCCGATATTTCACCTG AGCTTGTGCTGAAAGTGAGAATCGCTAGAACGAACGACTCAGACTTTATCGAAGTTGAGCTGAAACGTAACGCTTTGACCTATCAGACACTGGTGGAGAAATGCTGCGAGGAGTTGGAAGTCGACGCCAAAGACGTGGTGAAGGTACGGAAGCTCCCGAACACTGTCTTGAGGAAAGACAAGGATGTACAGAGGCTTGAGGATTTTCAGGAGTTGGAGCTGGTGGTTCAGAGGCGGAGCGCTGCAGAGGCGTATCATTTACAGATTCAACAGATGGACCTTGTGTACTAG
- the LOC139959345 gene encoding ribosomal L1 domain-containing protein 1-like translates to MATEEQKATRIDSSKIHQTIEALLAFTKQAKKQKSGEAKEILLADENDQFEIQVSVWIVGGTRTKTVPIQLPHNMYQKDRDALLFVKDIEKKRPEFTEQHFKDLLSDKDVEGVSKVMPIRVLKREYRPFEARRNLARSYDLFLTDVKLLGCLSDHLGKEFYKRNKYPVAVDLDKKDLNKEISRAISAAYISLSNKGSCSSVHIAHTGMSTQDIGENVEKAINTIGEKIHGGWDNIKTIHLRTNSSVSLPVYTNLIRPDWDLSKTTPHDLKNEDLDNLQLQLKLEATEKVKSLRKKRGLHPSEPLKLKKPKTGILFNAKPLTGLTRKEKKAVTKTMTPRQKRAQSKLREEIV, encoded by the exons ATGGCAACCGAAGAACAAAAAGCTACTCGAATCGATAGCTCTAAG atTCACCAGACAATCGAAGCACTATTGGCTTTCACAAAGCAAGCAAAGAAGCAGAAAAGTGGAGAAGCTAAAGAAATCTTGTTGGCCGATGAAAATGATCAGTTTGAAATCCAAGTTTCAGTATGGATAGTTGGAGGCACAAGAACAAAAACAGTACCAAT ACAACTGCCACATAATATGTACCAGAAGGACAGAGATGCACTCCTATTTGTGAAGGACATTGAGAAGAAGAGGCCAGAGTTTACCGAACAGCACTTCAAAGACTTACTGAGTGATAAAGACGTTGAAGGCGTATCCAAG GTAATGCCAATTAGAGTACTCAAGAGAGAATACAGGCCATTTGAAGCGAGACGAAACTTGGCTAGATCTTACGACCTCTTTCTCACCGATGTCAAGCTTCTCGGATGTCTGTCAGATCATTTGGGAAAAGAATTCTACAAGAGGAATAA ATATCCAGTTGCAGTGGATCTAGACAAGAAAGATTTGAATAAAGAGATTTCAAGAGCCATTAGTGCAGCCTACATAAGTCTCTCCAATAAAGGCAGTTGCAG TTCTGTGCACATCGCACACACAGGGATGTCTACACAGGACATCGGGGAGAACGTGGAGAAGGCAATCAACACTATTGGAGAGAAGATACACGGCGGGTGGGACAATATCAAGACTATCCACCTCAGGACAAATTCATCCGTATCTCTGCCTGTTTACACCAATCTCATCAGACCAGACTGGGATCTCTCCAAGACCACACCACATGATCTTAAAAATGAGGATCTAGATAATT TACAACTGCAGTTAAAGCTGGAGGCGACAGAGAAAGTTAAATCTCTCCGGAAAAAAAGAGGACTGCACCCCAGTGAACCATTGAAGCTCAAAAAGCCAAAGACTGGAA TTCTCTTCAATGCAAAACCATTGACTGGATtaacaaggaaagaaaagaaagcagtGACAAAAACCATGACTCCAAGACAAAAACGGGCGCAAAGCAAGCTGAGAGAAGAAATAGTCTAA